TAATTATGTATGTTCAGTGAATTTGGAATACTTTATAAATGGAATCACTAAAACATATTATTAATTAAGGTGTTTCAATATGCATGTTCCTCATCCAAACCTTTGATACTCAGACTTGACTAAATTACCCTGGTATACTTGTTTCAATGCGAATTAGCACAATTGAAGGTATAGATGTTGAACCTATTACAGTCTACTATCAGGATACAATTATAGTACATTTATCTTTGTTTAAATAATCTTGGTGGAGTTTCTCCTCTCTTTTACTCAGAAAGTTATAGTTGATTTATATCTATAAAGTATTAGGCATTGGTTAGATATGTTGGTATGATTCAAGACAGCATATTATCTTACATGTGATTCATTTAGCAACATAACAAGTACAACCCTATCATGTAATGAACAATAGAAAATTATGATTCCTTAATCATGTGACTCTGAAGTCCAACAAGCAAGCTCCATTCTAATTATCAAACTATATTTAAAATTAAGGAAAGGCCCTATGCTGAAGCAAGGTGCACACTTTCATGCCAAACGAAAATACTTAGAGGAACTATAATTTTTTGGACCCGTATTTGCTgatctttatttttaataatctttTGTGATTGAATCAGAGTGGAGGTAAGTAACGAAGTTAGATGGCTTGATCACTGTCCTTTGAATCATGCTGTGTCTGAAATACTTTGCATCCTGCTTGTTAATAGCCCTGCAAGTTAAGCCTTAAATATATTGTTACACAAATGGAACATAAAACTCTCACATGAATATGCTAACTTGTCTTCATGCTAGACTGCTGTCTGCTTCCCTTAACCTCCCACTTATTGCCTGCATGTCTAAGGTCACTTTACAAGCAAGGGTCAAATTCACTATGATTTGACCTAGACATGTTGAAACAAAGCTTTCCAATAGGCAGAATAACATAGTCCTTGAGTAGGGTGCTTTATGAATTGCACTTGCTTAAGTGAAGCAGGGATCTTAATAATGCAAGTCGAGTTAGACTTGCTGATTAAATCTCCTATGCAAGAAAATATTGACTTCCTCTTATAATTTAAGGTCATTAGGATTCTCTAGATAATTTATGAGGGAAATAAGGGCAGATTGGCTAGCCATTTATTGACAATTCAATTGTGGAAACTCTGGTTAATGTGGGGTCAAAAACATGGTTTCAGTAATGGCTTTATTCAGTTATATGCATCCCTGCCAATGCTGTTATTGACTTGTCAAAGTAAGGTCAAAAATGAGATTTGTTTGCTCATGAGCTGTTACTTTTCCATATCTGGCttgtaatttatcaataaatttagtTTCTTGTATATGTCATCATTCTGTTATACATTGTGTTTTCAACTATTTATTCTCCGTTTAACCTTCTCCCTGTATTTGTATAACCGCAATACTAAACTATTATGTTATGGCTTTTCGAAAATGCTTTCTTTTATAGGTcattttctggggcaaaatccttTGGTGAAGATGACATTGATTTGGAAGATAGTAAAGTGGCAAAAGACAAAGAGAAGATTTCACGCTTTTACAGGCCTGTGAAGATCCACAATCAGGCCCTTGTATCTGGTCTTGCATACTGCATATCATCATGCAGCATGATACTGGTTAATAAGTTTGTCCTGTCAGGCTATGATTTTAATGCTGGAATATCATTGATGCTTTACCAGGTGAGGGAGCCATATCTCCTCCACTTACTACTATAATTCCAAAAATTTTGTTGGTTGTTTTACATTTTAAGAGCTGGACCACTGAGAGTGTGGAATGACTAACACGTTGATGCCCATTGTTCTGTGGTTGCAGAATATTGTCTCAGTGATTATAGTAACTGCTTTGAGTCTATTTGGGGTAATCTCAACAGAACCACTTACCTGGAAATTAATTAAGGTCTGGTTGCCCGTCAATGTTATATTTGTTGGGATGCTTATTACAAGCATTTTTAGGTAAGTAATCATGTTTCTGACGGTTTCCTTTCACTTgtttccttttaaaataatgaacTTGCTGAAGTCAATTATCAATTCAAGGGTCTGTTTCTTGCAAACCAGAGGCATTTAAACATTTGATATCTAAACATGTTTCTTTGTAAATTAAATATGATCTCTACGTGCCCTCTTCAGGGTAAGGTTTATAAAACTAGCTACAGCCTAAGATTGCTGATAAGTCAACTTCTATTCTTCTGTAATATTATACTGTATTATACCTTAAAGCCATCAGAACACTTTTGTACCCCTTTTCTTCCAAGTTCTTTAATACCTTCTCCATTGGAAGAATTTGATTTGTGGATACGATCATTTCGCTTTGTTATGAACTGCTTCATCATCAGACTATTGGCGAAACATTGCCTTAGCGGTATCATTATTTAAGAGTTTGCTTAAATTATACTCTAGGCTGAAGAGTTGGTGCATATCATGTCTTGCTAGGTAAGGGGTAATCACTGTCACAAATGGATgtgtaaataatttatttaacatCTTTGATTGGTTCAATCTTAGAGGAATTTAAGGAATTATATGATGAGACCTGGGCTGTACTTTGTTGTATTTGTTCTGTACTGGGTTGTATTGCAGCTTCCTCCTTCTGTGATTCTCAACAGTGACAATTAAGAGGTTCCCCCCTTCAACCAAGGATTCTCGGTGCATTTCATTTAGTCATGTTTCCTTGAGCATAATTGATATCATCCTAATTTTCCTTTTCTATTTGTGGTTTGTATTGCTGTCAGGCTGTAATAAATCTGAAATATATTATATCATTTGATTCTTTGGTGTTGCGATCAAGGGCTTATGGCTCGGCACGTGAGGTATTGTTCACTTTGGCCCATAGGCCTCATGGTTTGCCCCTCTGGATTCCGATCCAAAAGATGCATCACGTGGGATAGGTGGTTTCTTCCTATATAAGCCAGAATCTTCCTTGACTCACAATTAATGTGAGACTAATGATGCTCTCTTGCCTACATCACAACAATTGGATTCTTAAGTAGTTCCGATATTCACTAAACCGTGCATGCTATCTTTATTCTTTCAGCTTTTCCCTCCAATTAATGTACTCCTTCTTTTAACATCATATTATTCCTTATTTAATTGTTTAATTTCACCATATATGGTAAAAGGTTGATTTTCAGATATGCTTCTTATATACTAGGAATCCTTCAGTTCTGCCTAAGGTTGCTGTTTATTGGTAACTTTAATCATCGATCATTATCTTAAATTGAATCTTGCATCTGTTACACAATATTTGGTTCACATTAAATTATGCATGTGATGGGGATTTGGCATAGCAGTTTACCTATATATGTTTGATAATTCATACGTTGGATTTATATTTTAGCAAGTAAGACCATGATGACAAACAGGGTTGCAGTGATGACTTCCTAGTTCTTCCTATATTTTGTGTCAACTCATAGGCATTATTTTGTTGGTTGTTGGTCTTCATCACAATCCAGCAAAGAGGAAAAGATTTATAATTCAGTTAAGCTCCAGAAAATGGAATCTATTTgacttatttaaaatttaaagtgaTTAATTGATCAACATtcagaatttttttcaaaagtatgGTTAGTTTTCTGCAGCAATTTGTCATTTTTTGAATTGTTAATAAACATAGCCAAGTCTTCTGGAAAAGCTATATCTATGTGAGTCATAATCAATTTGAGGAACTGATTTTGATagaaaatctaaaatagagtGGTTTATCAGTCAAAATTCAAGAAAAGCAGCCATGGTTTACATCAGGGATAGTTTCTGTATGAAGTTTATTGTAAAATCTTTCTTTTGTTTAATCTTAAACTAAGTGTAGCTCTTATTGGGCAGCCCACTAATCCCATTTGTTCTTCATTCTTCTACTGCACTACAAGCAAATTTTAGATACCACCTAAATTTTACTTGGACAGTTTCAAGGCTAGATATATGTTTCTCCGGGTCAGTTATCTGTTGTCAGCATGTTTCATTTGTGTGTTGGCAACATGTAGTGTTACACTAGTGGGCGTGAGTGCGCCCTCATGCCTGCCATGCTGTCTTTTGGCGGCCAAGAAGCATCATCATCAGTGATCCCAATAAATGTCTCAATTATCATCTCAGCCAGAAATCTCAATGTTCCTTTATAACCAATCTCTTTTATGATCATCTGCAATTTTATGTCAGTCGCTTTGTCCTTGATGTTAATGACAGTTATAGCTTAGAATATAACCTATAAGCTACAGATTGTTTAAAAAGAAACTTCATACTTCATGGATCACTTGATGTTGGAACTTTGAACTTTGAAATACGCTAGTTATGCTAGAAATTGACTACATAAAGAAAGAACCATGCATTTCTGCAGGTTAGTGACACCAATCTGGTTAGtgttctcttcttctcctcttcctataTTCCCCTTACATTTCTTTCTTTCCAACTTGACTCGCTTTAGATGGTGTCTAGTGATAAATGCAATCATCTTTGCATCACATGTGATGAAATCACATCCATCCATGGATTTGTATGTCATAGTATGCAATGAGAAGATGATGGTAGATCCTGCAATCATAATCCTTCATCAGATACACCTTTCAGTTAGATAAAGGTGATGAATTGTCATTTTTCCTCCTCCTTTTTGAGAAAAGAACTTATGAACCTTTATTAATTCTTGACACCTTTTGAAGAaatttcctcttcatttttggttCTGTTAATTGAAGGATCTTCATGCATAACTCAATACTTGTCCTTATATCTATTTCATCAGTCCATGTTTATTTATCTCAGGGTTTTTGTGTGTTATTAATGTAGCTTTCGTATTGCAttttttaattcaatttgatACTAGAGATCTGGATACCATTGCTATAGTTTTCGGGGGCATATTTAGGAAGCATATGGATTATGGTACAGAAGTTTATGATATACTCTGAAGGAAACTCTATGAAACTCTATTCTTGCTTGCATCAAGCATTGTTTATCACTAACTCAATATCCTTGTTACTTGCAGTTTAAAGTACATTAATGTTGCCATGGTAACAATTTTGAAGAATGTCACCAATGTCATTACTGCTCTTGGTGAAACATACCTTTTCCAAAAGCATCACGGCAACAAAGTCTGGGCTGCTCTGTGCCTTATGGTATTTCCAAACTGCAGTACAAATCCTGTGGTCACTTACTTCAAAATGGAAAGTGGGAAATCTGAAATTGAATACCATTATACATAACGTTTGTTGAAATTTTTACAGCAAAAACATTTGTTGAAATTTTCCATACTGACTGAATATTCTGGAAGAAAAAAATGCTTAATATAACATACCTTTGGTTTAAAAGTTTTGGGCACACTCATTTTATCATATGTATTGCTGATGAAAAAAATGTCttggagccaaaaaaaaaaaaaaaaggaagatccCCCTTGGTCAATACGTCCTTTTTAATGAATCAGTGTGCAGGAAATAACCATAATCACCAAGCCTCACCCCCAAATACCTGGAACTCTTTTGAACATCGTCATTGCTGATTATTCCTGTTAACACCTACTTTTAGTTTTACTGCAAATTTGAAGATTCTTTCTACGTCTTTCCTTCCTCTGACTTGTTGACATCTTTGACACTGCTaccattatttacaaaataatggtgatatatctaattaatatttaaacTTTTTACTAGCTGATCTGTTGTGCTGTTTACAAAGTCTATTGAACTAAATATTCTATTTCTCATCTCAGAGAAGAAATAAGGTGCTAAGCAAGCTTTGCCATCTCGGTATTGGATCTCATACCGGTACCATCTTTTTATAGTATTGGTATGCTGTATGAACCGGTACGATAGTGTCAGTATGGTATGATACGGCATACCGGTATGGTATTAGTATGGTACGGTACGTTTTGTACCGGATGGTATGGGGTGGTACGGCAAACATTGGTACCAAGGATCATACCACTCCCAGCAAATCGCTCTAACAGAAAATTCACAAATATTGCATAAATAATGTAAAGAATTGAAAATAATTTCTTGCAACACATCTGCTCAGCAATTAATTCATGCAATGTTTCATCACTTGATGGGGGAATAAGTATATATTTTATGTTCCTTAATAAACTGAAATGATATTTTTCACAttaactttatttatttattaaggtAGGATATTGATGTTTAGTTATGTCTGACAAAACaagaaattatttgaatttttctgaTTTTGAATATTCTTTCTTTACACAGATAATCTCAGCAATTTCAGGAGGAATCACAGATCTCTCGTTTCATGCTGTTGGCTATGCATGGCAGATTGTTAATTGTTTCCTGACAGCATCATATTCAGTAATATTTATATTTGGAATCTTTTCATAGCTCTTGAAAAACACCTGTCGTATAGACCTGTCTTTTACTTTAAATATAGATGATGATAATATTAAAATTGTGCACAtgtgctggttaatttcttcgtGATTATAGAGAAAATCTCAATTTGGTAAAATTTTAAATGCTTTAACATGTGTATAAACGCAATCTTTATCtagctgcattttttttttccttttttgtgtcattatgattttttataaagTTTGCAGGATTTTTAGACTGTCCCAaaacaaataaaattttattttaaatccctAATTGAAATTCCAGAACCAAGATTCTAGTCCTGGCACTGATAGAACTTGTATAAGCTTTATATTATATATCATGGTTCACGAAAATGCTCCTAAATATGTATTTGGATATCCTGCATGTAGTTTGTTTGGCTCAACGTAGCCATCTTAGGTTCCTGTGGTAGAAAGTACAGTTCTTTGAGTTAGATATTCTTATCAGTATCAAATTATTGCTTACTGATCCGATTTTTGTTTTAATTACTTTATTATCTACCTGCACCCTTGAACATGCATACTTTCAGTTTTTGTTGCGATCAACTGCTTACTAGTTTAATGTTCGGAAATGATTACTATGTTGTCAGTGATGCTATTTTCTGTAATATGTGATAAAGTTTGATGGCGATATGATTAATAGATAATATGTACTTACATGACAATATTATATAACTTTTGGCTGACGCATGCGTTTTGCTATTCCTCAGCTAACGTTACGGCGAGTTATGGATACAGCTAAGCAAGTAACAAAATCTGGAAATTTGAATGAGTTTTCAATGGTTTTGCTCAATAACACTCTTTCATTGCCATTGGGGATTCTGCTAGTTTTTGCATTTAACGAAGTGGATTACCTTGCTAAAACGTAAGTTGATTATTCAAAATCACATATTAATGTCTTACATCATTTTCAGCAGAAATGATTTATATAGGCTGCTTTGATGTTGTCCTTGAACATAAACTTATATACATATCATGCCACATATCAATACAAAACAAAACTGAAACCAAAATACAAATTTTATAAGGTGGAAAATAGTTTTGGTACAAGCCTTGCTGGTTATGTTGGTAGCGGCAAAGCCAAGCTTTTGCTTAAAAGTCAAGACAAGGTTCCACCAAAAAGGAAAGTGTCAGGGGGGGGGGGAATGCATTTGATAATGACTAGCTACACAAAACTAGTTAGTGAATCAATAAATAGATATCATGTAGACTAATTTACATTGATGGCGCAATGCTTTTCTTTATATTCATTACATATATTATGCATACATTGAACCCAAGGTTTGAAATGCCGGATGAACTGGCCCCATACCTGCTAGTATGTACCTGAAATTTCAAAAAGCAGCTGCGTTACATGGGCAGTCCAAGGTGCTGCAAAGCCCATATGCATTACACAGGTGCATATGAGGTGCCTATGTGGTTGGCTTTCTAAACTTATGTAATAATtagtaaaattcataaaaaagataaaaataattgaaaattgaaaaaaaaataaatcaaaagatAAGCATACACTTCAGCACCTATTTGAGAGCCTATTTTAATATAGTACCGcagattaattttaaaaaataacaatATTTCTTAAGGAACTACTCTCAAATTATaggtatgctctctctctctctctctcacacacacacacacacacacacacacacacacacgtgcgCATGCGCGCacccacacacacatgcatacatgcatacacaCCCATATACAGATGCGCACACAtgcacacacatgcatgcatgcatacaagcATATGGACGTATGCAGACCTATACAATGATACGCAAATACACCCACATATTTATATCATCTCCTCTGCCTTTTTTACAAAGCATCTTTACTAATTGATGATTTCAATGGTATGAAATGTATCTGTTAGAACTGGATAGAAATCTAACATGCGAAAGTAGGGATGAAGAGGATTGGGTCACCATGAGTCATGATAATATTGTCATGCTCATGATGTTCTAACAAGGgatgatattattattatatcatGAATGTTTAAACAACAGGgatattttctttattatcttattGGGCTTATGTATCTGTGAAGTGAATTGGCAGGCCGCTTTTGAGGATGCCTATATTCTGGTTGACGATAACTTCAAGTGGGTTTTTGGGGCTTGCAATCAGCTTCACTTCAATGTGGTTTCTTCACCAGACAGGTGCAACTACATACAGGTATACTGGTACACTTTGAAGGTGACAATTGAAACTTtttatttcttcctttctgggtttTAAACTGGAACCTCAACCCGCGCATGCACTGAGGAGAGAGGTGCCAACCAAAAGACTAAAGTCTTGTTAATAAATTGACATTTGAACTGAAAAACAACACTTCCAGTCCATAATATGTGGGATGCTTATCATTTCAAAACACAAGGTCTGTTGTGTACTGTTCCAATCTCCTCTAGGCTAACAGTCTTTTCTTGATTTCAATATTTATTTCCATAAAGTTGAGTATGATCTTTGATGTACCATCTCTCTCATTTGTATCCTTCCTCTTATGGTGGGTTCTTAGAAGCTGCTGAATCGTATGAACTAGTGGCGTAAAGGACAATGCCAGGCTTACTCCATCTTAAAGATCTAAAGAACTGAATCTCTAcattcaaatataatttttttaccataCATTTTTCTCACCTTGCTTGGATCTGATTAGAAACTGACAAGATAGTAGTGGTTTAGAAACCTATGTCTAAGAGAATGAATATTTCGTTGTAGCATTTCATGATCCGGCCTGGAGGCCTTAGATGCATAAAAGTTACATGCTCCCAATTCCATTGAAGAAGCTTGGAGCAAATAGTGACTGCTTGACTGCTTCACAAGCTGCCTCAATTTGCATGATGTTTATTGCAAACACCCATGTCTTCCCATGATCACCTTTCTTTTCAGCATACTTAATTCTACTTCGCTTTCTGGAGCAGTGCATGCTTTTATTCAGGGAAATGGGAGGTAAATGCCATGGTTGCCTTATTATCAACTGGTTATGGGGATATGAGATGCACGTGGTTTATTCAGGTGGAAACAATATTTGATTAATGGCTGTAATCCCATCTATCATCATTCTTAGGAGTAGACTTGATCAATATATTCCTATTGCACTGCTCTCTTTTCTCAGCCTGTCATCAGAGAGTGAATTTTGAGAGGTGTATTTACTTAGCTAAAGTGTCTTTTCTTCAAGCAAGAGAATCTAATGGGCAAACATCCAACTGTGCTGGGAGTTTGCACCATATATAGTGGAGATTGGACG
Above is a genomic segment from Elaeis guineensis isolate ETL-2024a chromosome 1, EG11, whole genome shotgun sequence containing:
- the LOC105037634 gene encoding GDP-mannose transporter GONST1 gives rise to the protein MGSRSFSGAKSFGEDDIDLEDSKVAKDKEKISRFYRPVKIHNQALVSGLAYCISSCSMILVNKFVLSGYDFNAGISLMLYQNIVSVIIVTALSLFGVISTEPLTWKLIKVWLPVNVIFVGMLITSIFSLKYINVAMVTILKNVTNVITALGETYLFQKHHGNKVWAALCLMIISAISGGITDLSFHAVGYAWQIVNCFLTASYSLTLRRVMDTAKQVTKSGNLNEFSMVLLNNTLSLPLGILLVFAFNEVDYLAKTPLLRMPIFWLTITSSGFLGLAISFTSMWFLHQTGATTYSLVGSLNKIPLSVAGIVLFKVPTSLENFISILFGLLAGVFFAKAKIRERSQS